Within the Staphylococcus argenteus genome, the region TGTGTCCGACTTCTTTCAGATTCCACTTCACAATGGACACCCTTATCTTTCACTAACAGTTCCTACTACCTAGCCTGTAACGGACTTTCACCGTCAAGTTGTTGCCCATGCCAGGCGCACTAAAAAAGGGTCGAAGATATGTAACCACACCTTCGACCCTTTATTTTCTATTTTAATTCAGCCACACGCAAACGGTTATTTGCTCTCTCTAAAGCTCTTTCGGCTCTATGAATATCAGTATTGTCGTCATCATTTTCCAAGTGAGACTCTGCTCTTGCTTTGGCTAATTTGGCTCTTTCAACATCAATTTCTCTTGCAGTTTCTGCAGTTTGAACAATGATTGAAACTTTATGCTTTCTAACTTCAACAAAGCCATCGCTTACAGCAATGAATTCAGTTCCATCGTGAAATTTCACTTTTACAAAGCCTGTTTTTAAAGCAGCTACAGTTGGAATATGTCCACTCATGACACCTATCTCACCCGCTGTTGTTTGCATAACTACGAGTTCAACATTATCACGATCGTAAACAGAACCATTAGGAGTGACAATATCTAGGTTTAATGTATTCATTATCCATTCCTCCTAATTGTTATACTTCAACACCCATATCTTTAGCTTTTGCAATAACATCATCCATGCTACCAACTAAACGGAATGCATCTTCTGGAATATGATCATACTTACCATCTAAGATATCTTTAAAGTTGGCAACTGTTGTTTTAACAGGTACATAAGATCCTTTTTGACCAGTAAATTGTTCCGCAACGTGGAAGTTTTGAGATAAGAAAAATTGAATTCTACGTGCACGTTCAACTGTTTGCTTATCTTCATCAGATAATTCATCCATACCTAAGATAGCAATAATATCTTGTAACTCACGATATTTTTGAAGTGTTGATTGTACATCACGTGCTACTTCATAATGTTCTTGACCTACAATAGATGGTTCCAATGCTCTTGATGTAGACGCTAATGGATCCACGGCAGGATAAATACCCATTTCAGTTAATTTACGTTCTAAGTTTGTTGTTGCATCTAAATGCGCAAACGCAGTCGCTGGTGCTGGGTCAGTGTAGTCATCGGCAGGTACGAATACCGCTTGAATAGATGTAACTGATCCTTTTGTTGTTGATGTAATACGTTCTTGTAATTGTCCCATTTCAGTTGCAAGTGTTGGTTGGTAACCTACCGCAGAAGGCATACGACCTAATAATGCAGATACTTCTGAACCAGCTTGTGTAAATCTGAAAATGTTATCAATGAATAGTAATACGTCTTGACCTTGTTCATCACGGAAATATTCAGCCATTGTTAAACCAGATAAAGCTACACGCATACGTGCACCAGGTGGTTCATTCATTTGTCCGAATACCATGGCAGTTTTCTTGATTACACCACTATCACTCATTTCGAAGTATAAATCATTACCTTCACGTGTACGTTCACCTACGCCAGCGAATACTGAAATACCACCATGCTCTTGAGCGATGTTATTAATTAATTCTTGAATTAATACAGTTTTACCTACACCGGCACCACCGAATAATCCGATTTTACCACCTTTAATGTAAGGGGCTAATAAGTCTACTACTTTAATACCAGTTTCTAAAATTTGAACTTCTGTTGAAAGTTCATCAAATGCTGGTGCTTGACGATGAATTGGGTCACGACGAACAGAATCACTAATTTCTTCTTTAAGGTCAATTGTTTCACCTAATACATTAAATACTCGACCTAATGTTTCGTCACCAACAGGCACACTAATTTCTTTGCCTGTATCTTTTACATCCATACCTCTTTGGACACCGTCAGTTGAATCCATCGCAATAGTACGAACAACGTCGTCGCCTAATTGCAGCGCAACTTCTAATGTTAGTTGTACAGTACCTTCTTCTTTAGGCACATCAATAACCAAGGCATTGTTAATTTTAGGAACTTCGTTATGTTCAAAACGAACATCAATTACAGGACCCATAACTTGAGTTACACGGCCAATTCCCATGCTATTTTCCTCCTTTAAATATTATTCAAGCGCTGCAGAACCACCAACAATTTCAGTAATTTGTTGTGTAATTTCAGCTTGTCTCGCTCTGTTATATTCTAATGATAAGTCATCAATAAGTTCAGTTGCATTATCAGTAGCATTTTTCATCGCAGTCATACGCGTTGCATGCTCACTTGCTTTTGCATCTAATATCGTTCCGTAAATCAAACTCTCAACGTATTGAGGCAAGATTACACTTAAGATAGATTCTTTATCAGGTTCAAATTCATAAGATGATAAATGACCATGTCCCTTACTAGAATCTTCTTGAGATAATGGTAATACTTGTCTTGATGTTGGTTTGTTTTCAAGAACACTCACATAATGACTATAGTATATATTTAATTCATCAATTTCTTCTTCACTGTATAAGTCTATAGCATGATTTGCTAGTGCTTGAACAGATTTGAAAGAAGGTTGATCAGGTACGTCCACTTGAGAATACTCAATGTCATAACCTCTATTTTTTAGGAAATCAACACCTTGTTGTCCTAAAACTACAATACTGTATTCGCTACTATCTTGATGTTTCGCTTCAATATCAGTAATCAATTTCTTAAGTACATTTGCACTATATGCACCAGCTAAACCTTTATCACTTGTGATAACTAAATAACCACTTCTAGTTATTTTACGAGGTCTTAGCATTGGATGGTTTGTATTGCTACTTGCACCTGCAACTGCAGTAATTGCATCTTGCATTTTATCCATATATGGTGTGAATTGTTTTGTATTTTTTTCAGCTCTACGAAGTTTTGAACTTGATACCATGTTCATTGCTTTCGTAATCTGCTTCATTTTTTTGGTTGATTTTATTCGAGTATCTATTTCTTTAAGAGAAGCCACTATCTCACCACCTTATACTAAACTTGTTTATTATTCAGATTTGCTAAAGCTTTTTTTGAATTCGTTAATAGCTGTGTCGAACTTCTCAGCAGCTGGTAGGCCACCAGTTTCTCTGATTTCATTTAACAGTTCAGTAGCATTTGATTCTGCCCAGTGGTTTAACTCGTCTTCAAAACGTGTGATATCTACAACAGGAATATCATCTAAATATCCTTTTGTTAATGCATAAATAATCAACACTTGATATTCAACTGGTAATGGTTTGTTTTGATCTTGTTTTAAAACTTCAACCGTACGTTTACCACGTTCCAATTTACTTGCTGTAAATTCATCAAGGTCTGAACCAAATTGTGCGAATGACTCAAGTTCTCTGTAAGACGCTAAGTCAAGACGTAACGTACCAGCAACTTTTTTCATTGCTTTAATTTGTGCAGAACCACCAACACGAGATACAGATTGTCCGGCATTAATCGCTGGTCTTACACCTGAGAAGAATAAATCAGATTGTAAGAAGATTTGTCCATCTGTAATGGAAATAACGTTTGTTGGTACGTAAGCTGAAATATCACCAGCTTGAGTTTCGATAATTGGTAATGCAGTAATTGAACCGCCACCTAAATCATCGTTTAATTTTGCTGCTCTTTCTAATAATCTACTATGCAAGTAGAATACATCACCTGGGTATGCTTCACGACCTGGAGGTCTACGTAATAATAATGATAACTCACGGTAAGCTGCTGCTTGTTTTGTTAAATCATCATAAACGATTAAAACATGTTTACCGTTGAACATAAATTCTTCACCCATTGTTACACCTGAATATGGCGCAATATAAAGTAGCGGTGAAGGTTCAGAAGCTGATGCTGCTACTACGATTGTGTAGTCTAAAGCACCTGCTTGTCTTAATTTTTCAACGTTTGCTCTTACTGTTGAGTCTTTTTGACCAATGGCAACATAAATACAAATTGTTCCTTGATCTTTTTGATTTAAAATTGTATCAATGGCAATTGTTGTTTTACCTGTTTGACGGTCACCAATAATTAACTCACGTTGACCTCTACCAATTGGTACTAAAGCATCGATTGCTTTGATACCTGTTTGTAATGGTTCATCAACTGATTTACGATCCATTACACCAGTAGCTTTTTTCTCTACTGGACGCGTTTTAGTTGTGTTAATCGGTCCTTGTCCATCAATAGGTTGTCCTAATGGGTTTACAACTCTTCCGATTAGTTCTTCCCCTACTGGTACTTCCATGATACGACCAGTACGTTTAACTTCATCACCTTCAGTAATATCTGTGTATGGTCCTAAAATAACCACACCCACATTTGACTCTTCAAGGTTTTGTGCTAAACCAAGTACGCCGTTATGGAATTCTACTAGCTCACCAGCCATAACGTCATTTAATCCGTGAATTAATGCAATACCATCACCAATTTGTAATACAGTACCTACATCAGTTACGGACATTTCTGACTCATAATTTTCAATTTGTGAGCGAAGTAATGCACTGATTTCTTCAGCTTTTATGGCCATCTATGTCACTCCTCTTTATTATTAATTAGCTCTTCTAAATTTTCTTTGTAATTGGACAAGATCATTTCTAACACTACCATCTAGTACAGTTGTGCCGACTTTAACTCTAAATCCACCAATTAAATCTGGATTAATTTTAGTATCTACAATTACTTTAGATAACTTTGTTTGTTGAGTTACCAGTTTGACAATCTTATCTAACTCTTCTTGACTCAATTCATATGTTGACTCAATTGTCGCAAAATCTTGATTATAGTATCTGTTATATAAACTTTGGAAAGCTTTAAAAACATCACCAACTAATGAGATATGTCTATTATCAGCTAACACATACATCATGTTTTTAATGTATGGGTTAATTTCTGTAAATACACCATTAATTAACTCTCGACGTTGTTCCGCAGTTTGAGTAGGATTACTATCAACCATTTTTAATTGCTCAATTTTATCTTTTACTGCCTCATTAATGACTGTTAATTCTTCATTAATAGTTTCCAAATTATTTGTATCTAATGACACGTCAAATAATGCTTTAGCATACTTATTAGCTACTTTCACCATTATTTATCGCCTGCCTCTTTTAGATACTTGTCAACCAATGCTTTTTGGTCTTGTTCAGAAATTTCTTTTCTAAGTACTTTAGAAGCAATTAACACTGATAGTTCAGATACTTGATTATTAATATCAGCAATGGCACGTTCTTTTTGGCTATTGATTTCACTTTGAGCTGTTTCAATCATACCGTTTGCGCGTACGTTAGCTTCATGAATAATTTGTTCTTGCTGTTGTCGTGCTTGAACCTTAGCATCTTCTAAAATCTTTTGAACTTCTTCTTGTGTTTCTTTAAGTTTTTGTTTATTTTCTTCTTCAAGTTTTTGTGCATTTAACTTTGCTTGTTCTGCGTCATCGATATCTCTGTTAATATCTCTTTCACGTTTATCCATTACATCTTTTAATGGACCCCATGCGAACTTTTTAAGTAACGCAAGTAATACGATGAAAGTTAGGACCTGTACAATCACAGTCCCCCACTCAACGCCTCCAGCTGCACCAAGAACGAATAAGTTAGCTGTTTCAGTCACGGGTTCATGACACTCCTTTCATTAAAATAATCGCTAGTGTTATTTAGAAAAACGAACGAGGTTAGGACCTTCTGAATTCATGCGATAGGTATGCAATATTTCATATCTTTGCAATTCAATACTGCTCATAGACACTACTTTATATACATTAATGTTTATATCCTATCCGCTTTGTCCCGACCTCTTTATCTGTTAATTATCCAGCAAATGTCATGAATGCAATTACTACACCGATGATAGGTAATGCCTCAACTAAACCTACACCAATGAACATGATACCCATTAATTGACCACGTGCTTCTGGTTGACGTGCTACACCTTCAACTGTTCTTGAAACGATAAGACCGTTACCGATACCTGCTCCTAATGCTGATAAACCAATTGCGATTGCTGCTGCGATTAAATTCATAATTTAATTTCCTCCTGTGATTGTATATAATTATTGAAATTTTTAGTGTTCATCTGCCACTTTATGTGACATATAAACCATCGAAAGCATAATAAAGATATATGCTTGGATTGTTCCTACAAATATTGAGAATGCTTGCCAAACAATTAAACCTGGGATACTAATAATCCAACCCCATGCTGGTTCGTTAAAGAATAAGCCAGCAAGTAACGTTAATAGTATCTCACCTGCAAAAATATTACCGTACAAACGTAGACCAAGTGTTAATGTTGAAGTGAATTCTTCAAACACATTAATGATTGCCAATGGCCAAAATGGCTGTACGTAACCTTTAAGGTATTGTTTCGTGCCACGCATTTTAATTCCATAAAAGTGAGTTAACAGTATTATCGTTGTAGACAACGTTAATGTAACTGTTGCATCAGCTGTTGGTGATTTCCACCATAATGTATGGTCTTTTGTCGCTATTGAAAACGGAAGACCCAACATATTAGCTATAAAAATGTACAGAATAAGCGTTACCGCTAAGAAGTGGAATTGACCACCTTTTTTCCAAGCCATGTTACCTTCAATGATTCCCCTCACGAAATCAAAAATCCATTCAACGAAATTTTGTTTGCCAGTTGGTCTTTTTTTCAAATTACGCGTACAAATGATAGCAAGTAGAAAAACAAGAAGCGCCGTAACAAGTATCATCAATATACTTGATAAATTGAAAACGATATCGAAACCGAATAAATTCCAACTCACGAGCGGGGATTTGTGATCCATAATCTCACCTCTTTCTTAATTTATTTGCTCACCTTTAGTAAAGGACGTATGATAACTACAACATATGAAATCATTAAACCAATAATGATACCGATTATACTTACATGCGATTTATTAAAGTACCAAATCATACAGGCGATAATTGCAACTAAATATCGCCACATATTCCCAGTAGAAATATGCATAGTGTCTGGTCTTTTAGACTTGGCTAAATAGCTCTCAAATACATACGTATTGATTGCAGAACCAGTAACACCAATGATTAATCCTAAGATAAATGCATGGTGTATAAACAAGTACAATCCTGCCAATATTATTATTATATAAAAATAATATTGAATGAACTGTTTGAAAATGTTGTAGAAACGACTCATTTTATATGCCTCCGTGTGACTGATATCAATCATGAAAACCGTTCCACTCATACAAATTAAATGATAATATAGGCGATTTGTGGTGTCAATTCTATTCAAATTGTTGTAAAAAAATAAGCATAGTCAGACACAATTTAGACACATTTTGTCACAAAGTCTCTTTTAATTGAAATCGCTTGGTTTTTCAGTGATTAAATTCAAATAATACTTAATATGATTTACTATTCTTTCTGAAGCAAATCCATCACCATATGGATTATGTGCTTCTGACATTTGATGATACATTCTATTATCATTAATTAATTGTTTTGTAGCTTGATATACATCTTCTTCATTCGTACCAACTACTTTCAATGTACCCGCTTCAACACCTTCAGGCCGTTCTGTAACGTTACGTAATACTAGGACAGGCTTGTTAAATGATGGCGCCTCTTCTTGTATGCCACCTGAGTCGGTTAAAATAAAATATGCTTGTTTAGCAAAATTGTGAAAGTCTAATACATCTAATGGTTCAATTAGTTCAATTCTTTCATGATTACCTAAAATCTTTTGCGCCACTTTACGAACTTGCGGATTTTTATGCATTGGATAAACTAATGCTAAATCTGTATTTTCATCTACTAAACGTTTAACCGCTTTAAAAATGTTTTCCATTGGTTTTCCAATATTTTCACGACGATGCGCTGTCATAAGAATAAATTTTTTATCGCGGTATTGATCGATAATATTTGATTTATAATCTTCATCAACTGTGTATTTCATAGCGTCAATTGCTGTATTACCAGTGACAACAACACTTTCTGACTTTTTGCCTTCATTTAATAGGTGTTTTGCTGCATTTTTAGTTGGTGCAAAATGCAAATCAGTTATAACTCCGACTAGTTGTCTATTCATTTCTTCTGGAAAAGGTGAATATTTGTCATAACTTCTTAAACCTGCTTCTACATGTCCAACTGGCACTTGATTATAAAATGAAGCTAACCCACCTGCAAATGTAGTCATCGTATCACCATGAACAAGTACCATATCCGGCTTTTCTAAGTGAATTACTTGTTCTAATTGAGTAATCGATTTTGAAGTAATTTCAGAAAGTGTCTGTCCTGATTTCATAATATTCAAATCGTATTTTGGTTTGATTTCAAAAGTTTCTAATACTGAATCAAGCATTTCTCTATGCTGTGCTGTAACTACAACTATTGGCTCTAGCATGTCATCTTTTTCCAAAGCTTTAACTAAAGGAGCCATCTTTATGGCTTCGGGTCTTGTTCCAAATACGGTCATAATCTTTTTCATCAAACTACTTATCTCCGATTCTTCTATTTAGTACCAAACAATCTATCTCCAGCGTCTCCTAACCCTGGTGTGATATATGCTTTATCATTTAGCTTTTCATCAAGTGCAGCAATATAAATATCTACATCTGGATGTGCTTCCTGCATTTTTTCTACGCCTTCTGGTGCCGCAATTAGACACATGAAGCGAATATTTTTAGCGCCACGTTTCTTTAATGAAGTAATTGCTTCAATTGCTGATGCGCCTGTTGCTAGCATAGGGTCAACCACTATAATTTGTCTTTCAGTTATATCTTGAGGCAATTTAGCGAAATACTCTACAGCTTTTAAAGTTTCTGGATCACGATATAATCCGATATGTCCAACTCTTGCCGCAGGTACTAAACTTAAAATACCATCTGTCATACCTAACCCAGCTCTTAAAATGGGAACGATGGCTAACTTTTTACCAGCTAAACGTTTAGCTGTCATTTTCGTCACAGGCGTTTCAATATCAACATCTTGAAGCTCTAAGTCTCTAGTAACTTCATATGCCATCAACATACCAACTTCGTCTACAAGTTCTCTAAATTCTTTAGTACCTGTATTTACGTCTCTAATATAGCTTAATTTGTGTTGAATTAATGGATGATCGAAAACGTGTACTTTACTCATAAAAATTACTCCTATCTTTGTATATGTTTATTGATATAGAGGATATTCAGCTGTTAATTTCGCAACGCGTTCTTTAGCTTGTTGTAATTTTTCTTCATCTTTACTGTTTTTCAAAGCTAAACTGATGATTTTTGCAACTTCCTCAAACGCATCTTCATCGAATCCACGCGTTGTTGCAGCAGGTGTACCTAAACGTATACCACTCGTAACAAATGGTTTTTCTTGATCAAACGGAATGGTATTTTTATTACATGTGATACCAACTGAATCTAATGTTTCTTCAGCTTCTTTACCAGTAAGTCCTATAGACCCTTTTACATCAACAGCTACTAAATGATTATCTGTACCACCAGAAACTATTCTAAATCCTTCTTTAATCAACGTTTCAGCAAGGACTTTTGCATTTTTAATCACTTGCTCTTGATATGTTTTGAAATTATTATCTAGCGCTTCACCAAATGCAACTGCTTTTGCTGCAATAACATGTTCAAGGGGTCCACCTTGAATACCTGGGAAGATTGTTTTATCTATGTCTTTTTTATATTCTTCCTTACATAAAATCATACCACCACGTGGTCCACGTAATGTTTTATGTGTTGTAGTTGTTACAAAATCGGCATATTCTACTGGATTTGGATGCAATCCTGCCGCTACTAAACCTGCGATATGTGCCATGTCTACCATTAACTTAGCGTTTACTTCATCTGCAATTTCTTTGAACTTTTTAAAATCAATTGTTCTTGAATAAGCTGATGCGCCAGCTACGATAAGTTTAGGCTTATGTTTCAGTGCTAATTTACGAACTTCATCATAATTGATACGTTCAGAATCTTTATCCACACCGTATTCAACAAAATTGTAGAATTTACCACTAAAGTTTACTGAAGCACCATGTGTTAAATGACCACCATGGCTTAAGTTCATACCTAAAACTGTGTCTCCCATTTCTAGAGCAACAAGGTATACCGCCATATTTGCTTGTGATCCTGAATGTGGTTGAACATTTACATGTTCAGCTCCAAATAGTGCTTTGGCACGATCAATCGCAATACTCTCAGTAACATCTACAAATTCACAACCACCATAATATCGGCGTCCTGGATAGCCTTCAGCATATTTATTAGTTAAGACTGAACCTTGTGCTTCCATAACTGCTTCCGATACGAAATTTTCTGATGCGATTAACTCAATGTTGCTGTTTTGTCTCTGAAATTCTCTCTCGATTGCTTCTGCGATAACTTTATCCTGTTTGGTGATATAAGACATATAATCTCCCCTTCTTTCAAAAAACTTATTGGTATTTAGCACGTTCGCCACCAATCTTTTTCGGCCTTGAGGTTGCAATAGTCACTAATGCTTGCCCCACTTGTTTAACTGTTGTTCTAACTGGTACGCAAACATGTTTGATATGCATGCCTATCAATGTTTGACCAATATCAATACCACATGGCACAGTAATATACTCGACCACGATTGGATCCTTCATATGCTGGTATGCGTATGTCGCTAAACTACCACCTGCATGTACATCCGGAACAACGGAAACTTCTTCCATTGTTAATGGATTAAAATGAGATCTTTCTATTGTTATAGCTCTATTTATATGTTCACATCCTTGAAAAGCGAAAGAAACGCCTGTCTCTTTACTCACAACATCCAATGCGTTAAAAATAGCTTCTGCTACTTCCATTGAACCAACTGTTCCTATTCTTTCCCCAATAACTTCAGAAGTTGAACATCCAATTAAACAAATGTCTCCTTTTTTAAAAAAAGACATTTCTTTTAATTCGTCTAGTAACATTGTCAAATCTTTCATAAAAACCCACCCTTCCGCAAAAATAAAAAAGGAATATAGCAAAGTGCTACACTCCTCCATTATAACTTATTTAACTGTTAACATATACTAATTATACAGAATTCCTTTTAGCAAATAATTTCTTTTAATTTTAAAATTAACTTTGTAAGTTCATCGTATGTGTATTGATAAATTTCTCTTGAACCACCATAAGGATCTACTACTTCTCCAACTTCTTTAACATATTCATGCAAAGTATATACATTGTTTTGAAATCCATATTGCGTGAATATCATTTCTTTATGAGAACGTGACATAGTCAAAATAATATCTGCTTTTAAATCTTGTTCACTAAATTGTTGTGATAATGTTGGTTTTACTAAATTATACTCATGAATGATATCTATAACATGACGGGCGACTTCTTGATTATTCATAGCGAATAATCCTCGAGATTCAAAGTGCTCATTTGGCATAATTTCTTTTGCAATACTTTCAGCTAACGGACTACGACATGTATTTCCTGTGCAGACAAATACAATATTCATAGTTCATATCCTTTAACAAAATGATTTCCTGCTGCTTTTATCATACGATTCATTATCGCCTCACTCTGATCATTTAAATCAAATCCATAAATATAAGCTTGTTTGATTGTTTCATTTTCATCTAATGTATGTAACACTTCATATAGATTATGATTAGCTTGTTTGATATCTTTTTCATCTTCGCATAAATAAATAAATTGTGCTTTGTTAGGTATAAAGTGAACTTTAGATTTTGGGACTATAAAAGCTATAGACGACCATTCCTCTTCATCATTACCAATATTATTATTAAGTTCAGTAATAATCGTTAACGGTGTATTAGGCGCGTAATGTTTATATTT harbors:
- a CDS encoding low molecular weight protein arginine phosphatase; translated protein: MNIVFVCTGNTCRSPLAESIAKEIMPNEHFESRGLFAMNNQEVARHVIDIIHEYNLVKPTLSQQFSEQDLKADIILTMSRSHKEMIFTQYGFQNNVYTLHEYVKEVGEVVDPYGGSREIYQYTYDELTKLILKLKEIIC